The segment GCACTTGACAGCCTCCTACATTTTGTAGTACTATCTACTACATCTTGTAGGAGACGGCATGCCTGTTTTACCACCGATCAGTGAATCGGAACGCCTGTTACTGAAAGCCCTGTGGGAACTGGGGCCAGTGACCGTGCGTGAAGTTTTGGACCACGTTGCCAAGCAGGGGGTCGACTGGGCCTATACCACTGTGCAGACGATGTTAAACCGTCTGGTGACCAAGGAATACGTTGCCATTTCCCGTGGTACGGCACATCTGTATCAGGCAACCTATTCGCGTGATCAATTATTGCAGCAGCAACTAACCGATCTGGCGGATACCTACTGTGAAGGCACAACCTCGCCATTGATGCTGGCACTGGTGGAAGGCAAACAGTTTTCTGCGGAAGAAATCGCGAGCTTTCGAGAATTACTGGATCGCCTGGAAGGTCAACAGCACCCGGAGGAGAACAATTCATGATCGAATGGTTCACTTCCAATCTGCTTACTGCGGCAGCACTGGCGTTATTGGTGTGGGTACTCACGAAGATTTTCAAGCCAGCACCATCGATTGTGCATCTGTTCTGGCTGATTGTCATGTTGAAGCTGATCGCCCCACCGTTAGTGGCGTTCAACATCTTCCAGGTGGAAACGCCATTGCCCGAGCCACCAGAAACAGTTGAAATCGCAGCAACAGCCACAGTCAATACAGAGCAGTTCAGCGAGCCTGCGATCATCTGGCTGGAAGATGAGGCTGCGATCTTTGAAGGTCAGATGGTAGTTGAGGATTTAGTGACTGAGAATGTGGCAGTGGAACATACAGAACCCCTGCCAGCTTCATCGCCACCCATCGTTGAATCCAGACTGCAGAAAGATCTGCTTCTTTGGGTGGGTGCCATCTGGGTGATCGGCAGCATTGTCGTCGTATGGAAGCTGGGGCGTGGGGTCCGTCAGTTTGCCCGCATTGCTGCGAAAGGTACCCCACCTGGGGATGATCTGATCCGGGAAGTAGCTGTGGTAGCAAATCGCATGAAGATTCGCATGCCACTGGTAAAGGAATTAACGTGCATTACATCGCCCCTCGTGTGGTGCTGCTGGCGGCCCACGCTATTGTGGCCAGCAGGATTGGAGAAAACATTACCCCGTGATGGTTTGCATGCAGTGATAGTGCACGAACTGGCCCACTTAAAACGTCGCGATCATTGGGTGCGTGTTCTGGAAATGATTGCCACCGTTGTGCATTGGTGGAATCCACTGTTTTGGATGGTGCGACAGCGTGTTCGCCTGGCAGCAGAGTTTGCCTGCGATCATCTGGCAGCCAAATTGACTAACAGGCGGAGTTTTGCAGAAGCTCTGCTACAAGTATGTTCTTTTCAACCCCAGAAGCGACCAGCGCCCGCTGTGGGGATTGCAAGTAACCAACGGCGCGAATTTGAGGAGCGATTATCCATGATTATGTCAACACCGTTTCAGTCTCGTCTGGCATTTGGTTTGAAGTTGTTTACCGTGGGTGCCTTCATGGCAGCCATCCCCACCTGGACCGTGGGTCAGGTGAAGCCATCTACAAAAGATGTCAAAGTTGCAGTCGTAGAACAGGCACCTTCGAAAGAAGAACTAGAACTTGCAAAGCAGATTGCCGAAATGCAGGCAAAATTGAAAGCAATCCAGGCAGCAAAACAGAAGAAAGCGCTTTCCGATAAGCCCACCAAATCGGACACAGTCAAAGTCCCTGCTGTGCAAACTGGTAAGGAAATCCAACTCAGTGTAATCGTAATGCCGGATGGCACATACAAAATTGCTGGTTTGAATACTGGCACAGACAAACCTGCAACTGCGGACAGCAAACAAACAGAAGCATTGAAACTCGCTTGGCTGGCACAGAATTCCGGCAAAGTAGTGCCTGGTGGTGCAGAAAAGAAAGAAATTCGGATGCGAATGATGGTGATGCCAGATGGTTCCTACAAAGTGGTCGGGGATGATGCACCACCTGCTGGTACCAAAGTGGAAGAGAAGAGAATTGTGATTGCTGTTGATGCGTCTGGCGCGGGCAAAGAAGGCCAACCGAAAGTTGTGCAGGTCAAACCGATCGTGATTCAAGGTGAGAAAGTTGTTAAACCGGAAGCAGGTGCCCCACAAGCACTATCGCGAGCCACTTACAAACTGACGAAAGAACAATTGGCTAGCCTGGATGCTTTGTTGAAATCGTCCAAAGGGATCACGATGGAAGTAAAAGCGGAGAAAGATGGCATTACCGTGACCACCACACCCGCAGCACAAGCAACCATCAATTCGTTTATCAAAATGCTGAACGGTGAAGCGAACCATGCAATCTACTTTTTTGATAGCTCGAAAACGACTGAATTGAAAGGTGCATTACCTGCGGTATCTGGTAGTTGGTTACCAGCGAATTCAACTCCCGCCAAAACCATTACGATTATCCCCAAACCTGAGAAGTAATCGCTGGAATATTTGGGAACTTATCCAAAGTAGAGCTTGTCGAACCGTTTCTCGTTGGCAATCTGATCCAGCTCTTTCCGAACGCGGTTCAGCCCGTACGCACACATTTCAAACGATTCACTGAGATGGTGCAGTAGTTCCGCATCGCCCTGATCTTCCTGTTCACTCAGACTGGCCAGATGGTAACTTTGTTTGCCTTGCAGCGTCATGCTGATGAAACTATCGCCCAGACGTTTTCTTTCCTGTTCAACCGATTCAGGAAATACCCCTGTGCGGAATAATGCATAATCGCCAATGTGCCGCAGATATTCCCGCTTGGTGCGGCCTTCAGCAGGCAAAGAAGCGGCCTGCAGGAACATCATGGCAACATCGGTAATCGGTGTGCCATCCGCACCTCGTAGGCGGTGCAGTTCATCACTGTGGATAAAACGTGCTAATAACTCAGACAAATAATCAACAATCGAGGGCTCTGCAACACCCAATTCAGAAATAAATGCCTGTTCGGTAACACCCGAAAACAATTTTCGCAGCGGGTGTTGGGGAGGAATGGACCAGATCATAACTGTCCTCCTTTCAAATCATGGTTAGGAACCTGTGAGGAGAATCGGATTCATCTCCTCAAAAAGTAATTCGTTGTGAACCATAAACACTTGCGCCAGAATGGTCAAATATTTTTTCGGGGAAAGTAACCTTCGAAGTAAAATTTCTTACCGGTTAAAAGTTAGATGCCTAAACAGTGGGCAATGGATGCAAGAATTATTGGCATTTTTCCTGATTTTGGCGGCCATTAGTACACCATGTGTGGTTTCAGGAAGCAGGCCGGAGAATATCATGAACCCATCGTTTCGAGACAAACAGAATGAAAATCCATTTGCTTTCTGGTGGGAATGGCTGGCATGTTCAGGATTTGCAGCGAGCCGCACACTACCTGGGTCTGGAATTGGAAACGGTGCTGTTTCAGGAACTGCAGGCACAGTTACCTGATGTTGGTTCCCACAGAGATTCCCGCTGGCTGGTGCGAACGATGCCTATCGGTTCGCTGGAGCAGGTTATTTTTCGCATGAATGCATTGCACCATGTGGCAGAGCAAGGTGGGTATGTCTGGAACAGTCCTCGGTCTCTGGAGATTTGCATTGATAAATACCTGTGCCTGGAAAAACTGGCTCAGGCTGGGTTGCCTGTCCCACCCACGGTGGTGTGCCAGGATCTCGATACCGCGATGACAACTTTCCAGCAGTGGCAAGGCGATGTCGTGGTGAAACCAATTTTTGGTTCGGAAGGCCGTGGCTTGATTCGCTTACAGGATTCAGAAATCGCCTGGCGTGTATTTCAGGCAATATTGCGCGTGGAGGGGGTGATTTATCTGCAACAATTTCTTGATGCAGGTGGCAGCGATTTGCGGATCTTTGTGTTGAACAATCGCGTCCTGGGCGGGATGAAACGCACCCACAATTCTGATTGGCGGGCCAATGTTGCCCAGGGTGGTGTGCCGGCGAAAGCGGAGGTAACCCAAGAACAGGCCCAGTTGGCAGTTGCAGCAGCCCGCACGGTAGGGATTTCGTATGGCGGCATTGATCTGATTCAGGATCGATCTGGCAATTCCTATCTTCTGGAAGTCAACGGCGTGCCTGGCTGGAAGGCGTTTTCCCAGGTGCATCAATGCGATGTTGCTGCACAGGTGCTGCAGGCACTTGCAGACAATACACCACACAATCAACAGGATATTCAAGCGGATCTTCTGTTGGCGTGTCAGTGGGATGTTCTTTGCCACAAACTTGGAAATGTATCGATTCAACGTTCGTTTGCCGATTTACATGCGGGACATTTTCTTGCTAGTGCTGCAGCTTGCTGTGGGGTATTGGCAAATGCCCCACGCCTGACGTTGGGCCAAACCATTCTGCAGGCGATCCAGGCAACGCAGTCTGTCGCAGGCACCAACACCAATCTTGGCATTGTCCTGTTGCTGGCACCACTGGCGAAAGCAACCATCTACGATGACTGGCAGTGGGGCCTTCAGCAAGTTCTGCTGCGGGCTACGGTAGCGGATACCCAGGCCGTGTTTGAAGCAATCCGACTGGCAAACCCCGGTGGTATGGGGGAAAGCCAGGAGCAGGATATCCGCGAGATTCCCACGTTGCCTTTGGTCGAAGTGATGCGATTTGCAGAAGAAAAGGATCTGATTGCCAGACAATACACAACCCACTTCG is part of the Zavarzinella sp. genome and harbors:
- a CDS encoding RimK family alpha-L-glutamate ligase, producing the protein MKIHLLSGGNGWHVQDLQRAAHYLGLELETVLFQELQAQLPDVGSHRDSRWLVRTMPIGSLEQVIFRMNALHHVAEQGGYVWNSPRSLEICIDKYLCLEKLAQAGLPVPPTVVCQDLDTAMTTFQQWQGDVVVKPIFGSEGRGLIRLQDSEIAWRVFQAILRVEGVIYLQQFLDAGGSDLRIFVLNNRVLGGMKRTHNSDWRANVAQGGVPAKAEVTQEQAQLAVAAARTVGISYGGIDLIQDRSGNSYLLEVNGVPGWKAFSQVHQCDVAAQVLQALADNTPHNQQDIQADLLLACQWDVLCHKLGNVSIQRSFADLHAGHFLASAAACCGVLANAPRLTLGQTILQAIQATQSVAGTNTNLGIVLLLAPLAKATIYDDWQWGLQQVLLRATVADTQAVFEAIRLANPGGMGESQEQDIREIPTLPLVEVMRFAEEKDLIARQYTTHFEELFSWAVPCLLRWVEKLGRLEPAIQQTQLELLAKYPDSLISRKYGLQTATQVSERGGQILQSGGINTIVGKTAWEQFDSDLRQPDRRLNPGTTADLLVACLFIALRTNKLSKLIELR
- a CDS encoding M56 family metallopeptidase, whose protein sequence is MIEWFTSNLLTAAALALLVWVLTKIFKPAPSIVHLFWLIVMLKLIAPPLVAFNIFQVETPLPEPPETVEIAATATVNTEQFSEPAIIWLEDEAAIFEGQMVVEDLVTENVAVEHTEPLPASSPPIVESRLQKDLLLWVGAIWVIGSIVVVWKLGRGVRQFARIAAKGTPPGDDLIREVAVVANRMKIRMPLVKELTCITSPLVWCCWRPTLLWPAGLEKTLPRDGLHAVIVHELAHLKRRDHWVRVLEMIATVVHWWNPLFWMVRQRVRLAAEFACDHLAAKLTNRRSFAEALLQVCSFQPQKRPAPAVGIASNQRREFEERLSMIMSTPFQSRLAFGLKLFTVGAFMAAIPTWTVGQVKPSTKDVKVAVVEQAPSKEELELAKQIAEMQAKLKAIQAAKQKKALSDKPTKSDTVKVPAVQTGKEIQLSVIVMPDGTYKIAGLNTGTDKPATADSKQTEALKLAWLAQNSGKVVPGGAEKKEIRMRMMVMPDGSYKVVGDDAPPAGTKVEEKRIVIAVDASGAGKEGQPKVVQVKPIVIQGEKVVKPEAGAPQALSRATYKLTKEQLASLDALLKSSKGITMEVKAEKDGITVTTTPAAQATINSFIKMLNGEANHAIYFFDSSKTTELKGALPAVSGSWLPANSTPAKTITIIPKPEK
- a CDS encoding BlaI/MecI/CopY family transcriptional regulator: MPVLPPISESERLLLKALWELGPVTVREVLDHVAKQGVDWAYTTVQTMLNRLVTKEYVAISRGTAHLYQATYSRDQLLQQQLTDLADTYCEGTTSPLMLALVEGKQFSAEEIASFRELLDRLEGQQHPEENNS